In the genome of Candidatus Zixiibacteriota bacterium, the window TCACCCAAATGCTGTTGACAAGATCGAAATGCCTGCCAGCCTGCACAGACAGACTGTGAATCCGGCGTGACCGGGCAACGGGGCTGGCATTTGTCGCTCCGAATTCGAATTAGGAGAAAACATGAACAAGTATTTGCTCAGGCTCTATGTCACGGGGAGAACGCCGGGGTCGCTGGAGGCGATTAAGAGTATTCGAAACTTGTGCGAGAATCACCTCGGTGGGAGATATGAAATGGCTGTTATAGATGCACATGAACAGCCCCTATTGGCTGAGACTGAGAAGGTAGTGGCGACGCCGACTCTGATCAGGTATCTGCCACCGCCAGAGCGACGCGTGGTCGGAGACCTTTCCGACGCCGAGGCTGTCCTGGATGCGCTCGGTTTCAAGCGAAACAGATCAAGATCCGGTCATGGTATGCGAGCATGCAAATCAACTGAGTGAGAATTGTGAAACGAGCATCAGACACAACTCGCATTTCTATCCCCGCTCAGACGGCTCCGAACTTCTGTAAATGGGGGATTGAGCATGAACAAGCGCAAAATACTCGTGATTGACGATGAGCCTGATATCTTGAAAGCAATCGCCTGTCGTCTTGAGGCAACAAACGAGTTCATAGTAGGCCGCGCGACCGATGGTTATGATGCTGCGTTTATGACTATGGAGGATGACTATGACTGTCTGTTCATCGACATAATGATGCCCGGCTTCAACGGACTTGAAGTGTGCAGGAAGCTGAAGAGTCATCCTCATACGGCTGCCGTTCCGATAGTCATCATGAGTGCTGCCTGCGACGAAGAGACAGTGACCGAGGCTATAAAGGTCGGAGCGTCAGATTAT includes:
- a CDS encoding circadian clock KaiB family protein, which encodes MNKYLLRLYVTGRTPGSLEAIKSIRNLCENHLGGRYEMAVIDAHEQPLLAETEKVVATPTLIRYLPPPERRVVGDLSDAEAVLDALGFKRNRSRSGHGMRACKSTE